The DNA region AGAAAAACAATCTATAACAGGTGAAAATGATATAGCACAAAAAACATTAAAATCTCTAAGTTTAGATGGACGAATGTATAATCTGTGGAATAGGCTTTATAGAAAAAATATAATCCGTGATAATAATATTAAATTAGATGAAAACCTTAGATTTGGAGAGGATCTAATATTCAACCTGAATTTCTTATTAAAATCAAGCAGGATTGACATACTAGATGTAGCGCCTTATTACACATATATTTCCAATAGTGAAACGAGTATAGTAAAAACTACAAAGCTCAACACTGAATATAGAATAAAAAATGCAAGAGAGCTAGATAAATTTTCGAAAATAGCAAATCAGCAAGATAATCCCTATGTTCAACTTATTAAAGCTAGGTGGCTAATATCTTTCATGATGTCATCTATTCAATATTCAACCAAGCAAGAAGGATCTAAAAAATCTTTAAATAATATAAAGCATATTATTGACAATAGGATACTGGCACCAAAATTTATTAAAAAAACGCCAGAGATAGGGATAATAGAATATATATTTCTACTTATAGCAACCTTAATACTAAAAAATGCTCTATTAGCATTTATTTTGGCTAATATATTGTTGTTTATTAAAAATATTAAATCTCAAAAAAATATAAAATTAGATGAAAAATATTACACACTGAAAAAAATAATCTAAAAAATTAATATTTTTTATTTTAATACCACTGTTTAAACTCAAGTAGTGGTATTATTTAAAAAACTATCTATTCCTATTCAATAATATTCTTTTTTACTAAACCATAGTCGTTATCGGTTTTAGTAGTTAAATATTTAAATCTAAAATCACCGCCATCAAAAGTATTAGCAATAGCCTTAGAATGATCTTTATTTTTTTCATATAGAACTGCAACAACTCTAAAGTCGGTAGAATTAAAATTATCTAAAGAAATCCTAATATTAAATACTGAATTATCTGTAGAAACCTTTACATGACCGCTGTCATACACTCTACCGCCTCTACCTTCATCTTGAAGAGTATAAGCAATATATAACTCAGCATCACCGTTATACGAATATTCTATATCAGCCTCAAAATATTCACCATGATGAATAATTGGTTTATTCCCAACAATTTTAATTGAGGAAGAATTATCATCAGTATTAGAATTATAAATATTGCGAGAATTAAGCGTGTCTAGGTTGGAAGCTATATATTTCTCAGCAACTTTATCAACATCACCAGATTCACTTATCATACCATCTGCAATAAAAATAGCATTATTACAATATTTTTTAACATCCGCCATTGAATGTGTAACCAAGATAACAGTTTTAGTTTTATCTTTCTTAATATTTTCGAAAAAATCATTACATTTACGTTGAAAGGCTTCATCACCAACTGCTAAAACTTCATCCAACACTAAAATATCACCTTGAGCTTTAATAGCGATCGAAAAAGCCAAACGAACTTGCATTCCGCTAGAATAATTCTTTAATTTCTGGTCCATAAATTCTTCAAGCTCAGCAAATTCAACAATTTCATTATACATTGCAGAAATTTCCTCTTTCGAAAAACCTAAAAGGGCACCATTTAAATAAATGTTTTCACGGCCAGTAAGTTCTGGATTAAACCCAACACCAAGCTCAATAAATGGAACCAAAGTTCCGTCAACTTTTACTGTACCACTCTCTGGCGTATAAATTTGCGAAATAATTTTAAGTAATGTAGATTTTCCTGAACCATTTCGACCAACAATACCATAAAAATCACCTTTTTTAACCTTGAATGAAATATCCTTAAGAACTTTTTGTTCTTTATAGCCTTTAATTCCCTTCGTCCAGTTTACAAAAGCCTGTTTAATACCACTCGCCTGCTCTGTTGGTAAACGAAAACTTTTCGAAACATTTTTTACTTCTAAAGCGTATTTTCCCATTACATAATCTCCGCAAATTTTTTCGAATTTTTATTAAAATACCATAGACCAAAAGCTACTAATAAAGTTGTGACCAAAATTGGAATTAACACAAACCAGTAATTTTCGAAAAGTGTCCAGAAAGTTGGTGTTTCATGAGCGATCAAATTGTGGCGAATATCTTGAATCGCAAGCGCAATTGGGTTAAGCATCATAATTTTCGCAATCGAAAATCCAAAAATTGAAACTTTTGTAACCATTGAAATTGGATACATAATTGGCATTGAATAGACTAAAATCTGCATAAATACTTCCCAGATATGCGAAATATCACGGAATTTAACATAAAGAGTTGATAAAATTAACGCTAAACCAAAAGCTGTAGCAAAAAGAAGTATAATGTTAAATGGCAAAATTAAAACAGACCATTGGAATTTTACACCAGCAAAAATTGCAAAAGCTAAAACAACCAAAAGATTAATTGAAAGTGAAATTAAAGCACTCACCATTGAAGAAATAATCACGATATATTTTGGAAAATTAATTTTTCGCATCAAATCACCACGAGCAACAATTGAATTCATCCCCAAAGTAACTGCTTCGGTAAAAAATCCCCAAAGAGAGAGACCAAGGAGTAGAGTTATTGCATAGTTTGGAATTGAAGAATCAGTAATTCGCAAGAATTTTACAAATATAAAATACATCACCACAAAAATCATAAG from Candidatus Saccharimonas sp. includes:
- a CDS encoding ABC transporter permease, which gives rise to MIKIGFFEKRNRVLLAELVKTDFKLRYQGSALGILWSVLKPLMIFVVMYFIFVKFLRITDSSIPNYAITLLLGLSLWGFFTEAVTLGMNSIVARGDLMRKINFPKYIVIISSMVSALISLSINLLVVLAFAIFAGVKFQWSVLILPFNIILLFATAFGLALILSTLYVKFRDISHIWEVFMQILVYSMPIMYPISMVTKVSIFGFSIAKIMMLNPIALAIQDIRHNLIAHETPTFWTLFENYWFVLIPILVTTLLVAFGLWYFNKNSKKFAEIM
- a CDS encoding ABC transporter ATP-binding protein produces the protein MGKYALEVKNVSKSFRLPTEQASGIKQAFVNWTKGIKGYKEQKVLKDISFKVKKGDFYGIVGRNGSGKSTLLKIISQIYTPESGTVKVDGTLVPFIELGVGFNPELTGRENIYLNGALLGFSKEEISAMYNEIVEFAELEEFMDQKLKNYSSGMQVRLAFSIAIKAQGDILVLDEVLAVGDEAFQRKCNDFFENIKKDKTKTVILVTHSMADVKKYCNNAIFIADGMISESGDVDKVAEKYIASNLDTLNSRNIYNSNTDDNSSSIKIVGNKPIIHHGEYFEADIEYSYNGDAELYIAYTLQDEGRGGRVYDSGHVKVSTDNSVFNIRISLDNFNSTDFRVVAVLYEKNKDHSKAIANTFDGGDFRFKYLTTKTDNDYGLVKKNIIE
- a CDS encoding glycosyltransferase, producing MSNNSKYLISFIVPVFNTGTNIENIVNSILKVSNTMDNILEIIVVDDGSDDQETLDSLKNISKLNDVSVIRQKNSGPSASRNIGISKASGEWIGFCDSDDIIDSEHLLNTVKTIRMNNYKNSDMLVFGWSIRHNQDNKSTYRHINLEKQSITGENDIAQKTLKSLSLDGRMYNLWNRLYRKNIIRDNNIKLDENLRFGEDLIFNLNFLLKSSRIDILDVAPYYTYISNSETSIVKTTKLNTEYRIKNARELDKFSKIANQQDNPYVQLIKARWLISFMMSSIQYSTKQEGSKKSLNNIKHIIDNRILAPKFIKKTPEIGIIEYIFLLIATLILKNALLAFILANILLFIKNIKSQKNIKLDEKYYTLKKII